A genomic region of Aspergillus oryzae RIB40 DNA, chromosome 1 contains the following coding sequences:
- a CDS encoding ureidoglycolate hydrolase (predicted protein), with the protein MAPILTTTPTLQVTPSPLTKEAFAPFGTAIYSPLPRDLNQAPASTTSLTPHNPTPVLANQNSALKYSPISPLLDNYTNKCPSNQPSSARMTMFSCFPRQLRSLPGKNTKAFDVRILECHPFTTQTFTPIDLSSQSTAGGQEEPYYLVVVAPTLKGQTVTAMTPSGPVTVRDPPDLKNLRAFVARGGQAVTYGAGTWHAPMVVVGSRRVDFVVVQFVNGVEEEDCQEVAFGEGVVVEVGGRAVAKL; encoded by the coding sequence ATGGCACccatcctcaccaccaccccaacCCTCCAGGTGACACCCTCACCACTAACCAAAGAAGCCTTCGCTCCCTTCGGCACCGCAATCTATTCTCCTCTCCCCCGCGATCTCAACCAAGCCCCAGCAAGCACTACAAGCCTCACACCTCACAATCCCACCCCAGTGCTCGCAAACCAAAACTCCGCTCTAAAATACAGCCCCATCTCCCCCCTCCTCGACAACTACACCAACAAATGCCCCAGCAACCAACCCTCCTCCGCCCGCATGACCATGTTCAGCTGCTTCCCCCGCCAATTGCGCTCCCTCCCCGGCAAGAACACGAAGGCCTTCGACGTCCGCATCCTCGAATGTCACCCCTTCACTACCCAGACCTTCACCCCGATTGACCTCTCTAGTCAGTCGACCGCCGGTGGGCAGGAGGAGCCGTATTACTTGGTTGTGGTTGCGCCGACGTTGAAGGGCCAGACGGTTACGGCTATGACGCCCTCGGGACCGGTGACGGTGAGGGATCCGCCGGATTTGAAGAATCTGAGGGCGTTTGTCGCGCGCGGGGGACAGGCGGTTACGTATGGCGCGGGGACGTGGCATGCGCccatggtggtggttgggtcTCGGCGGGTGGATTTTGTCGTCGTGCAGTTTGTTAatggggttgaggaagaggattgtCAGGAGGTGGCGTTTGGGGAGGGTGTTgttgtggaggttggggGGAGGGCTGTTGCGAAGCTTTAG
- a CDS encoding uncharacterized protein (permease of the major facilitator superfamily) yields the protein MLANIKTYLKGQESRPGEAKLLRKLDFFILSFCCLTYFFNYLDRSNLSNAYVSGMKEELNFQGNQLNVINTVFTVGYILGQIPSNLALTYIAPRIFFPTMIVFWGGLTMITAAVHNPQGIMAIRFFLGLAESSTFAGTHYILGAWYTEKELGKRSGIFTASGLAGTMFGGFIQSGIHSSLDGARGLSGWRWLFIIDGLITLPIALYGLFLFPDTPATTRAPYLSASERALAISRMPEASPATSRLDLTFAKKIFGTWYWYGFVMLWIIAGETESFSTNTLLALYMKSHPTNKYTVSQLNNYPSGVPAVGIVSTLFWATLTDFMGGKRYLVGFFIGITGIITSALILTQFSSTATVFGAYYWAGAVYACQATFFAWCNDVMRYQDGRLRSVVIASMNLGSNAVNAWWSILFYSATFAPRFTRGMWAMIGYSIALILWTGGVIYMSMRETREGLDGVGHGEEEVTEGSIYKPKE from the coding sequence TGGGGAGGCGAAGCTCCTGCGAAAGCtggatttcttcatcctttccttttgttgTTTGACATACTTTTTCAATTATCTAGATCGCTCTAACCTATCTAACGCGTATGTGTCGGGCATGAAAGAAGAGCTCAACTTCCAAGGAAACCAATTAAATGTTATCAATACGGTTTTTACTGTCGGCTATATCCTCGGTCAAATACCCTCCAACTTAGCATTGACCTATATCGCTCCccgcatcttcttccctaCCATGATTGTGTTCTGGGGCGGTCTTACCATGATCACAGCAGCGGTGCACAATCCTCAGGGCATCATGGCTATCAGGTTTTTCTTGGGGTTGGCCGAATCCAGTACCTTCGCTGGAACTCATTACATTCTTGGAGCTTGGTATACCGAGAAAGAGCTGGGTAAGCGAAGCGGCATCTTCACTGCCTCCGGACTAGCCGGTACCATGTTTGGAGGTTTCATCCAGTCAGGGATCCATTCATCGCTCGACGGAGCTCGTGGACTATCCGGTTGGCGATGGCTGTTCATCATCGACGGACTGATCACCCTACCCATCGCGCTCTACGGACTATTTCTATTTCCTGATACTCCTGCCACGACCCGAGCACCATATCTCTCTGCTTCTGAGCGAGCTCTAGCCATCTCCCGCATGCCTGAGGCAAGCCCAGCGACGTCACGCTTAGACCTAACCTTCGCGAAGAAAATATTCGGCACCTGGTACTGGTATGGCTTCGTGATGCTCTGGATCATCGCCGGCGAGACGGAATCCTTCTCGACCAACACCCTACTCGCACTCTACATGAAGTCCCATCCCACCAACAAATACACCGTCTCGCAGCTAAACAACTACCCATCGGGTGTGCCCGCCGTGGGTATCGTGTCGACCTTGTTCTGGGCTACATTGACCGATTTCATGGGCGGGAAACGCTATCTAGTAGGGTTCTTCATTGGGATCACCGGCATTATCACCTCGGCACTTATTCTGACTCAATTTTCCTCCACTGCCACGGTCTTTGGAGCCTATTACTGGGCTGGCGCCGTATATGCCTGTCAGGCTACGTTCTTTGCATGGTGCAATGATGTTATGCGGTATCAGGATGGTCGGCTGCGCTCGGTGGTCATTGCTAGTATGAACCTGGGTAGTAATGCCGTCAATGCTTGGTGGAGTATCCTGTTCTACTCTGCTACTTTTGCCCCCAGGTTCACTAGGGGTATGTGGGCTATGATTGGGTATTCGATTGCTCTGATTCTCTGGACGGGCGGCGTTATATATATGAGCATGCGAGAGACACGGGAGGGGCTGGACGGTGTTGggcatggagaagaggaagtaacAGAGGGGTCAATTTACAAGCCCAAAGAATAG